A segment of the Fusarium oxysporum f. sp. lycopersici 4287 chromosome 4, whole genome shotgun sequence genome:
CTGAAAACTTGATCAACACACATCTCTACTACCCCGCCTTCAATCGTCAACATGGCAGACCACGAAGCCCAGATCGTGGAGTTTGCAGGCCTGAGCGGCGCAAGCCCTGAAGAGGTTCGCATTTCTCTGATTCGCACCGAACATTCCAGCTAACGCGCCCAAGGCCAGACAGTATCTTGAAGCCCACAACTGGGATCTCGCCGAGGCCAGCAATGCTTGGTTCCGTGATGCCGAAGATGATAACCGCGACACATCCACAGCTCCCGCTGCCGCTCCTGACAACTACACGGGCCCTCGAACCCTCGACGGTCGACCAGCTCCAGAGGCTGCCCGCAGCAGCCAACCGACTCGCAAACCTGCCGCATCacaacagaagaagagggggaTTGCTACTCTAGGATCTCTCGGTAGCTCATCCCACCAACACGATCatggtgatgacgatgatgatgatttcgacggcgaagacgatgatggaCGAGGAAACCTGTTTGCCGGTGGTGAGAAGTCTGGATTGGCTGTTCAAGATCCGCACCAGGAGGGCGGTcccaagaagatcatcagTGACATTCTCGCCAAGGCACGAGCGTAAGTCACTGAGCATTTGAAGGTGAATATAGCTGACAGATTAGCAACGCTCAACGCCCCGAAGCCGAGAATGAGGCTGGCCCTTCTGAGCCCAGTCGCTTCCGGGGAACTGGACAGACACTCGGCGGAGATGGTGTCGAGAGCCGCAGCATTCCTGATCCTCTCGGCCCAGCTCGCTCTTCAAACGCCGAACNNNNNNNNNNNNNNNNNNNNNNNNNNNNNNNNNNNNNNNNNNNNNNNNNNNNNNNNNNNNNNNNNNNNNNNNNNNNNNNNNNNNNNNNNNNNNNNNNNNNNNNNNNNNNNNNNNNNNNNNNNNNNNNNNNNNNNNNNNNNNNNNNNNNNNNNNNNNNNNNNNNNNNNNNNNNNNNNNNNNNNNNNNNNNNNNNNNNNNNNNNNNNNNNNNNNNNNNNNNNNNNNNNNNNNNNNNNNNNNNNNNNNNNNNNNNNNNNNNNNNNNNNNNNNNNNNNNNNNNNNNNNNNNNNNNNNNNNNNNNNNNNNNNNNNNNNNNNNNNNNNNNNNNNNNNNNNNNNNNNNNNNNNNNNNNNNNNNNNNNNNNNNNNNNNNNNNNNNNNNNNNNNNNNNNNNNNNNNNNNNNNNNNNNNNNNNNNNNNNNNNNNNNNNNNNNNNNNNNNNNNNNNNNNNNNNNNNNNNNNNNNNNNNNNNNNNNNNNNNNNNNNNNNNNNNNNNNNNNNNNNNNNNNNNNNNNNNNNNNNNNNNNNNNNNNNNNNNNNNNNNNNNNNNNNNNNNNNNNNNNNNNNNNNNNNNNNNNNNNNNNNNNNNNNNNNNNNNNNNNNNNNNNNNNNNNNNNNNNNNNNNNNNNNNNNNNNNNNNNNNNNNNNNNNNNNNNNNNNNNNNNNNNNNNNNNNNNNNNNNNNNNNNNNNNNNNNNNNNNNNNNNNNNNNNNNNNNNNNNNNNNNNNNNNNNNNNNNNNNNNNNNNNNNNNNNNNNNNNNNNNNNNNNNNNNNNNNNNNNNNNNNNNNNNNNNNNNNNNNNNNNNNNNNNNNNNNAATATCACCTAGAGTGGTATCTCAACACCTAACGCCAAATAACAAGCCATACGCCGTGATAACTCCGATCTATGTGGTCTTATCAGTTTAGGCGGCAGCAGTGGCGGCGTTGGGAGCTGGAGTTGCGGGGCCATCCAGAAATCTGAAGTGCTCAATGGCGATCTGACAATTGAGCATGGCAGCGTTGAACCGAGCTTCTCCGGGTGGAAGAACAACCATGAGATACGTGTTTGTCGTGAACTTGAGAATGAACAGACTAAATCGATTGCCAGCCTTGTGCTCCATTCGAATGAACTGTTCGGCGTTGCGCGGCGTACCGGTGAAGCGCGAAATACTCTGCTTGAAATGCTTCATGATGTTTGACATGCGCTCTAGTCGATCCTCAGTCGGGTTTCGTTGTCCTTCAGACGAAGTCCAGGATGATACGGCAAGGAACGATGTGCGCTCGAACAGCAGCAATTCTTCAGCTTCGATGGCGAGACCCAGGTTTGCGAGATTTCGCTCAATCACCGAGAGGTTAGGCACAAGGTCATGAATAATCGACGCCCACGCTTTATACAAGCTCTGATCCCAAATCGACGTCGCAAACGGCGTGAGCTCAATCGACGACGCAGCAATACCGACTGAATTCGCATACTCGAAGGTCTTCTGTCGCACAACCCGAATGCGCTCATCGTAAACTGACTCACGTGCCGTAGGGACAACGAGATCCATCTTGTGAATGAGGATGTAGATCTTTGCGGCGGGGGAGTATTGCAGGAGCGCGGAGAGGATGGAGACGTAGGTTGCCAAGTCGCGGTCGACGTCGCGGGATTCAATGTCGAAGACGTAGATTAGCACGCCGACGTTGGAAAAGACGTGGACGCGCTGTTGCGAGAGATAGTTCTCCATAAAGGCCTCTTGACCACCGCAGTCCCAGAGATTGAGGGTGAGGTTTCCGAGGAACTTGACGTGCGAAAGATCGATATCGATAGTTGCGCCCCTACATAATCAGCTTCAACCCCCATACCTAGGCAAGGGGGGACTTACAGTCTTCGTGTATCGCGGGCGATGTAGTTGCTAAAGATAATACTCCTCATGCTTGACTTGCCGGAGCCGGACTTTCCCATGAGGAGcacctttttcttcttgggcttcttgacttcgCCGAGGAGTTCGGGGGCGGGCTGGACCTCCGAGAGGGAGGTGTCGATGTAGGAGGCCATGATTGgaggttggtgttggtgatgatggaggtTTGAAAGTTGGAGTGGAGGGGAGGTGATGAAAGGTAGCTTAGCTTTTGGCGCTTGGGTCTTTGGGGCTTAGCGCCCGCCCCCAGATAAGGTCAGAGGATGAAACGTCTTGGCTTGTCTTCCAATTGCTGTAGCCTTTTGGAAAGTTGAAGTCATAACAGTATTTCTACTTGATTTTGAATACTACGAATTTAATGCACTAAGTCACTGTGAGGTTTGGTAAGAGCTTCGGAATACCGCGTGCATGAAATCATGGGATCTCATCTAATCTGCCGTATCTTGTACCAGCCAACATCAGATATCTTGAGCATGTCCATAAATAAACCTCGATTGACAACACTTTACGTATATTTCGTGCCTTCAATTGCAGTTTACATATCAATTTTTGGTTACGGCGCCATGAATTTTGGTCAATGCCGCACAGATCCTGGATGATGCCAGGGGCAGATG
Coding sequences within it:
- a CDS encoding hypothetical protein (At least one base has a quality score < 10), yielding MASYIDTSLSEVQPAPELLGEVKKPKKKKVLLMGKSGSGKSSMRSIIFSNYIARDTRRLGATIDIDLSHVKFLGNLTLNLWDCGGQEAFMENYLSQQRVHVFSNVGVLIYVFDIESRDVDRDLATYVSILSALLQYSPAAKIYILIHKMDLVVPTARESVYDERIRVVRQKTFEYANSVGIAASSIELTPFATSIWDQSLYKAWASIIHDLVPNLSVIERNLANLGLAIEAEELLLFERTSFLAVSSWTSSEGQRNPTEDRLERMSNIMKHFKQSISRFTGTPRNAEQFIRMEHKAGNRFSLFILKFTTNTYLMVVLPPGEARFNAAMLNCQIAIEHFRFLDGPATPAPNAATAAA